From the Flavimarina sp. Hel_I_48 genome, one window contains:
- a CDS encoding alcohol dehydrogenase, translating into MKAIQVPKAGADFEIIDRDIPTPKDDEVLIKVEACGICHSDDMVKGGHMPGIEYPRVPGHEVVGIIDKIGKNVSQWEKGQRVGVGWHGGHCFECEQCRRGNFINCENAKICGISYDGGYAEYMTAPQEAVASIPEELSSQEAAPLLCAGITVYNAMRNSNVRAGDVVAVQGIGGLGHLAVQYANKMGMRVVAISTSESKKELAKELGAHHFIATDNQDAVEALKKLGGADLIVATAPHADAISSVIDGLAVDGELICIGATGDPVKVSPLQLLMARRSVSGWPSGTAIESEDTLNFSALTNTKPMIETFKFDDVEEAYKKMMDNKARFRVVLVP; encoded by the coding sequence ATGAAAGCAATTCAAGTACCTAAAGCGGGCGCCGATTTTGAAATAATAGATCGCGATATCCCAACTCCAAAAGATGATGAAGTTTTAATTAAAGTAGAGGCCTGCGGCATTTGCCACAGCGATGACATGGTAAAAGGGGGTCACATGCCGGGCATAGAATATCCCCGCGTACCTGGCCATGAAGTTGTGGGAATTATAGATAAAATAGGTAAAAATGTTTCCCAGTGGGAAAAAGGACAGCGTGTAGGCGTGGGCTGGCATGGTGGCCATTGTTTTGAATGTGAACAGTGCCGTCGTGGTAATTTTATCAATTGCGAAAATGCGAAAATCTGCGGAATCTCTTATGATGGTGGCTATGCGGAATATATGACCGCGCCACAGGAAGCCGTGGCCTCCATCCCGGAAGAGCTATCTTCTCAGGAAGCCGCTCCCCTGCTCTGCGCCGGTATTACAGTTTATAACGCTATGCGCAACAGTAACGTGCGCGCTGGTGATGTTGTTGCCGTACAGGGCATAGGTGGCCTGGGTCATTTGGCCGTACAATATGCCAACAAAATGGGCATGCGGGTTGTAGCAATTTCTACTTCCGAAAGTAAAAAGGAGCTTGCAAAAGAATTAGGTGCACACCACTTTATTGCTACAGACAATCAAGATGCGGTAGAAGCGCTCAAAAAACTGGGCGGCGCTGACCTCATCGTAGCGACCGCGCCCCATGCTGATGCCATTTCTTCTGTTATAGATGGACTGGCAGTAGATGGTGAGCTTATTTGCATAGGCGCTACCGGTGATCCTGTAAAAGTATCCCCTTTACAGTTGCTCATGGCGCGCAGATCTGTTTCTGGATGGCCCAGCGGTACCGCGATAGAAAGTGAGGACACTTTGAATTTCAGCGCGCTAACCAATACCAAACCTATGATCGAGACTTTTAAATTTGATGATGTGGAAGAGGCGTATAAAAAAATGATGGACAATAAAGCGCGCTTTAGGGTGGTGCTTGTTCCATAA
- a CDS encoding Y-family DNA polymerase, whose amino-acid sequence MIALVDCNSFYASCEQVFRPDLRGKPVVVLSNNDGCVIAANAQAKAMTHIPMFEPVFKIKNDLIKNGVTFFSSNYTLYGEMSQRVMNVLREFSPLVEVYSIDESFIDLTGLEHINLETYGSTIRQAIYRNTGIPVGVGIAPTKVLAKLANRISKKRNENKLQVHVIDSEEKRIDALKWAGIKDIWGIGKKHEIRLKNEGVHNAYEFTQLPLAWVRKQMTVVGERIWRELRGEPCQALDENPKPKKGIGTAKSFGKKLEDLGLIEEACSYYITEITELMRTQKSCASFLQVFVTTNFHSATDKQYSNSVTVTLPVPTNNTFLLITEARKALRSLYKAGYRYKKVGVCLSGIIPQEYVQGNLFEQSLPVNNEKLSKMLDFLNCKYGKSTVFSAAVGTRVEKWELIKQDRSPRYTTQWDELLVVKAP is encoded by the coding sequence ATGATCGCCCTGGTAGATTGTAACAGTTTTTATGCTTCCTGCGAACAGGTTTTTAGACCAGATCTGCGGGGAAAACCCGTGGTAGTGCTGAGCAATAATGACGGTTGTGTCATCGCGGCGAATGCGCAGGCAAAAGCCATGACCCATATCCCCATGTTTGAGCCTGTCTTTAAGATCAAAAACGACCTGATCAAAAACGGAGTTACTTTTTTCTCTTCAAATTATACTTTATATGGCGAGATGTCACAACGGGTCATGAACGTATTGCGGGAATTTTCGCCACTTGTAGAGGTGTACAGTATTGACGAATCTTTTATTGACCTTACCGGCCTTGAGCATATAAACCTGGAAACGTATGGATCTACGATAAGGCAAGCCATTTATAGAAATACCGGCATCCCGGTGGGTGTAGGGATCGCTCCCACAAAAGTACTGGCAAAACTGGCCAACCGCATCTCTAAGAAACGAAACGAGAACAAACTGCAGGTTCACGTGATCGATTCTGAAGAAAAAAGGATTGATGCCTTGAAATGGGCTGGTATCAAAGATATCTGGGGCATTGGCAAAAAGCACGAGATCAGGTTAAAAAATGAAGGGGTTCATAATGCATATGAGTTTACCCAGCTGCCCCTGGCCTGGGTGCGCAAACAAATGACCGTAGTGGGAGAGCGTATATGGCGCGAACTGCGCGGAGAACCTTGCCAGGCGCTTGATGAAAATCCAAAACCCAAAAAAGGGATAGGTACGGCCAAATCCTTCGGAAAAAAATTGGAAGACCTGGGGCTTATCGAAGAGGCTTGTTCTTATTACATAACCGAGATTACCGAACTGATGCGTACGCAAAAGTCCTGCGCTTCTTTTTTACAGGTTTTTGTGACCACAAATTTTCACAGCGCGACTGATAAGCAGTATAGCAACAGTGTGACCGTAACCTTACCCGTACCCACAAACAATACGTTTTTGTTGATCACTGAAGCAAGAAAAGCGCTCAGAAGCCTGTATAAAGCGGGATATCGATATAAGAAAGTTGGGGTTTGCCTAAGTGGGATTATTCCGCAGGAATATGTTCAGGGAAATCTCTTTGAACAAAGCCTTCCCGTTAATAATGAGAAGCTATCCAAAATGCTTGACTTCCTGAACTGTAAATATGGCAAATCTACCGTTTTTTCTGCCGCAGTAGGTACACGGGTAGAGAAGTGGGAACTCATAAAACAAGACCGCAGCCCGCGGTATACCACACAATGGGATGAACTGCTCGTTGTCAAGGCACCTTAA
- a CDS encoding S24 family peptidase — MEISSFGKVATEQKKHAPGSVKQTGFPSPATHYLEPSINLQDELITNRDATFFIRISGNGYASYAINDGDVLIIDRSSAPRENDLALMIEDGAFKITRIARKSTSEDLILWGKITYIIHKAQ, encoded by the coding sequence ATGGAGATTTCAAGTTTTGGCAAAGTAGCCACAGAGCAAAAGAAGCATGCACCCGGCAGTGTAAAGCAAACAGGTTTTCCCAGTCCGGCAACGCATTACCTGGAACCGAGCATCAATTTACAGGACGAGCTCATAACCAACAGGGATGCCACATTTTTTATTAGAATTTCCGGAAATGGCTATGCATCGTATGCCATAAATGATGGGGATGTACTCATTATTGACCGCAGTAGTGCCCCACGAGAAAACGATCTGGCTTTAATGATTGAAGACGGTGCTTTTAAAATCACACGCATAGCCAGAAAATCGACATCAGAAGACTTGATTCTCTGGGGTAAAATCACGTATATCATACACAAAGCCCAATGA
- a CDS encoding L-serine ammonia-lyase, producing the protein MAKIESISVFDMLKIGVGPSSSHTLGPWRAAGNWITKLRAKGNFDKVEKITVEIYGSLSLTGKGHATDIAILLGLEGLDPKTFPIEEIPPRVERIKNDHKLLFDSEKPLEFDPKTQIIFNRKFKEFHPNGITFRALLSNGKRTSDTFYSIGGGFVVQKERKRAKRQQEKLAGFPFPVQSGKQLLEFCNAENKKISEIVWANERSLAEENDINTRLKQIWEVMLDSMFVGCHTEGTLPGGLNVRRRAFDMHLKLIGDQKYADANEWISVIRDSEIKFRQILKWVSCFALAVNEVNASLGRVVTAPTNGSAGVIPAVMMYYMVIENHDANFDDVKQFLLTAGEIGSLFKKGATISAAMGGCQAEIGVSSAMAAGALTELMGGSPEQVLMASEIAMEHHLGLTCDPIAGLVQIPCIERNAMGAIKAINACEMALDTDAKNAKVPLDKVIETMWQTAQDMNHKYKETSEGGLAVNVALSDC; encoded by the coding sequence ATGGCAAAAATAGAAAGCATCAGTGTTTTTGATATGTTGAAAATAGGCGTGGGACCCTCCAGTTCACACACATTAGGTCCCTGGCGAGCGGCAGGAAACTGGATCACGAAGTTGCGCGCGAAAGGAAATTTTGACAAGGTAGAAAAGATTACGGTAGAAATCTATGGTTCGCTCAGCCTCACGGGCAAAGGGCATGCTACAGATATTGCCATACTCTTAGGGCTGGAGGGTCTCGATCCCAAAACCTTTCCCATAGAAGAAATTCCGCCACGCGTAGAACGTATCAAAAACGATCATAAATTGCTTTTTGATTCCGAAAAACCGCTGGAATTTGACCCAAAAACCCAGATAATTTTCAACCGAAAATTCAAGGAATTCCATCCCAATGGTATCACTTTTCGGGCATTGTTGAGCAATGGAAAGCGCACCAGCGACACGTTCTACTCCATAGGAGGCGGTTTTGTGGTACAAAAGGAACGCAAACGTGCCAAAAGACAACAGGAAAAACTGGCCGGTTTTCCGTTTCCGGTGCAAAGCGGCAAGCAATTGCTTGAATTTTGCAATGCCGAAAATAAGAAAATTTCAGAAATCGTCTGGGCCAATGAACGTTCCCTGGCGGAAGAAAATGACATCAACACCCGTTTAAAACAAATTTGGGAAGTCATGCTTGACTCCATGTTTGTGGGCTGTCATACGGAAGGTACGCTCCCCGGCGGACTCAACGTACGCCGCCGTGCTTTTGATATGCATCTTAAATTAATTGGGGATCAGAAATATGCAGATGCAAACGAATGGATCAGCGTTATTAGGGACAGTGAGATTAAATTCCGCCAGATTCTGAAATGGGTTTCCTGTTTTGCCCTTGCGGTCAATGAGGTCAATGCTTCCCTGGGCCGTGTGGTGACCGCGCCCACAAATGGCAGCGCCGGTGTCATCCCTGCGGTGATGATGTATTATATGGTGATTGAAAACCACGACGCGAACTTTGACGATGTAAAACAGTTTTTGCTTACCGCTGGTGAGATAGGCAGTTTGTTCAAAAAAGGGGCTACGATCTCCGCTGCGATGGGCGGTTGCCAGGCAGAAATAGGTGTTTCAAGCGCGATGGCGGCCGGTGCGCTTACTGAACTCATGGGCGGCTCCCCAGAACAGGTGCTCATGGCCAGTGAAATTGCCATGGAACATCATTTGGGCCTAACCTGTGATCCTATTGCCGGCCTGGTGCAGATTCCCTGTATTGAACGCAATGCCATGGGTGCGATCAAAGCCATCAACGCCTGTGAAATGGCACTGGATACTGACGCGAAAAATGCTAAAGTACCTCTGGACAAAGTGATCGAAACCATGTGGCAGACCGCTCAGGACATGAACCATAAATACAAGGAAACCAGCGAAGGTGGTCTAGCGGTAAATGTGGCGTTGAGCGATTGCTAG
- the panB gene encoding 3-methyl-2-oxobutanoate hydroxymethyltransferase, which produces MSTAKKEYKRITVKSLTEMKVRGEKISMLTAYDFTMATIVDSAGIDVILVGDSASNVMAGHETTLPITLDQMIYHAASVVRAIKRSLVVVDLPFGSYQSDPKEALRSAIRIMKESGGHAVKLEGGKEIKESVKRILQAGIPVMGHLGLTPQSIYKFGTYTVRAKEEEEAEKLKKDALMLEKAGCFAVVLEKVPAKLATEVAKSLTIPVIGIGAGNGVDGQVLVVHDMLGMTYEFQPRFLRRYLNLYEEMTGAFKNYSEDVKSGSFPSDEEQY; this is translated from the coding sequence ATGTCTACAGCAAAAAAAGAATACAAGCGAATTACCGTAAAATCACTGACGGAAATGAAAGTTCGTGGTGAGAAAATCTCCATGCTTACCGCCTATGATTTTACTATGGCCACCATTGTGGACAGCGCAGGCATTGATGTAATCCTGGTGGGGGACTCAGCTTCAAATGTTATGGCCGGCCATGAGACCACGCTTCCCATAACGCTGGATCAGATGATCTATCACGCAGCTTCCGTGGTACGCGCCATCAAGCGCTCGCTTGTAGTGGTAGATTTACCCTTTGGAAGCTACCAGAGCGATCCCAAAGAAGCGCTACGTTCTGCTATCCGGATAATGAAAGAGAGCGGCGGACACGCAGTGAAACTGGAAGGTGGTAAAGAAATCAAAGAATCAGTAAAGCGTATTTTGCAGGCAGGGATTCCGGTGATGGGGCATCTTGGACTCACACCGCAGTCCATTTATAAATTTGGAACCTATACCGTACGCGCCAAAGAAGAAGAGGAGGCCGAAAAATTGAAAAAAGACGCACTTATGCTTGAAAAAGCAGGCTGTTTTGCAGTGGTTTTAGAAAAAGTGCCGGCAAAACTGGCTACCGAAGTGGCAAAAAGCCTTACCATTCCAGTAATTGGTATTGGTGCAGGTAATGGTGTGGATGGTCAGGTTTTGGTAGTGCACGATATGCTTGGGATGACCTATGAATTTCAACCCAGATTTCTAAGACGTTACCTCAATTTGTACGAGGAAATGACCGGCGCGTTCAAAAATTATAGTGAAGATGTAAAAAGCGGAAGTTTTCCCAGTGATGAGGAACAGTATTAA
- a CDS encoding RluA family pseudouridine synthase, whose amino-acid sequence MVVNKRPGDIVQGDKTGDKPLSEVVKSYIAEKYNKPGAVYLGVVHRLDRPTSGIVIFSRTSKALPRLNKLFAEKEAKKTYWAIVKNAPPKIEDTLVHYLKRNSKQNKSYAHPKETPGSKKGILDYKILQEFNNYFLLEIALHTGRHHQIRAQMAAIGCPIKGDLKYSFDRSNPDGSIHLHSRKLILTHPVQKEQMTFIAPPPEGDALWDSCRL is encoded by the coding sequence ATCGTTGTGAACAAAAGGCCCGGAGATATTGTGCAGGGCGACAAAACCGGCGACAAACCGCTTAGCGAAGTGGTGAAATCCTATATTGCCGAGAAGTACAACAAACCTGGAGCAGTCTATCTAGGTGTTGTACACCGGTTGGATAGGCCTACAAGCGGAATCGTGATTTTCTCTCGTACCTCAAAAGCACTCCCGCGTCTCAACAAGCTTTTTGCCGAAAAAGAAGCAAAAAAAACCTACTGGGCCATCGTTAAAAATGCTCCGCCAAAAATAGAGGACACACTGGTACATTATTTAAAACGTAACAGCAAACAAAATAAATCGTACGCACATCCCAAAGAAACACCGGGAAGCAAAAAAGGAATTTTAGACTATAAAATCCTACAGGAGTTCAACAATTATTTTTTGCTTGAAATTGCGCTGCATACCGGCAGGCATCATCAAATTAGGGCCCAGATGGCCGCAATAGGATGCCCTATAAAAGGCGATCTCAAGTACAGTTTTGACCGTAGCAACCCTGACGGAAGCATTCATTTACATTCCAGAAAATTGATCTTAACGCATCCAGTGCAAAAAGAGCAGATGACCTTCATTGCACCGCCACCGGAAGGTGATGCGCTGTGGGATTCCTGTAGACTGTAA
- a CDS encoding DMT family transporter — MAKKSPFLNNLLQLNLAMLLVSTSGVLGRSIPLGAPIAIAYRALFAALLLFLFLRYKKINLFIAKKDRKMILLGGFLMGLHWVFYFQALQLSTVAIGMLTIYTHPTLTSILEPIIMKKPFQKIHILLGILVLIGISFLVPELNFENQYTQAIGFGLISALAYSLRNILMKEQVKNYHGSLLMWYQMVIVAVALIPLYFMATPEAVTEAFPYLVALALVTTAVGHTLYLMSFKYFNVTTASILGSVQPIYGILMGIFFLGEIPRWGTFIGGAMILTAVITESIRSLRNRNKEGRVEIEDKR, encoded by the coding sequence ATGGCAAAAAAGAGTCCTTTTTTAAACAACCTTTTACAGCTTAACCTCGCCATGCTTTTGGTGAGTACCAGCGGTGTGCTGGGACGCAGCATTCCGCTAGGGGCACCCATCGCGATTGCTTACCGGGCGTTGTTTGCTGCCTTGCTTTTGTTTCTATTCCTTCGGTATAAAAAGATAAACCTTTTTATTGCCAAAAAAGACCGAAAAATGATCCTTTTAGGCGGTTTTTTAATGGGTCTGCACTGGGTTTTCTATTTTCAGGCCTTGCAGTTGAGCACCGTGGCCATTGGGATGCTCACCATTTACACGCATCCTACGCTTACCAGTATCCTGGAACCTATAATCATGAAAAAGCCATTTCAGAAAATCCATATTCTGTTGGGCATTTTAGTACTCATCGGAATTTCTTTTCTGGTGCCAGAACTCAATTTTGAAAATCAGTATACCCAGGCGATTGGTTTCGGTTTGATTTCTGCGCTGGCGTATTCCCTGCGGAATATTTTGATGAAAGAACAGGTTAAAAATTACCACGGGAGCCTGCTTATGTGGTATCAGATGGTCATTGTGGCGGTGGCGCTGATCCCTTTGTATTTTATGGCCACTCCAGAGGCGGTGACCGAAGCTTTTCCCTATCTGGTCGCGCTCGCCCTGGTCACCACGGCAGTGGGACATACACTCTATTTAATGAGCTTTAAATATTTTAATGTGACCACGGCGAGCATTCTGGGCAGTGTGCAACCCATTTATGGTATATTGATGGGTATATTCTTTCTGGGTGAGATTCCACGCTGGGGAACTTTTATAGGTGGAGCGATGATTTTAACTGCCGTTATTACAGAAAGCATACGTAGCCTTCGGAATAGGAATAAAGAAGGAAGAGTAGAGATCGAAGATAAGAGATGA
- a CDS encoding 2-isopropylmalate synthase — protein sequence MSTDKVQIFDTTLRDGEQVPGCKLDTHQKLVIAERLDNLGVDVIEAGFPVSSPGDFNSVREIAKIVKNATVCGLTRAVKKDIEVAAEALKGAKRPRIHTGIGTSDSHIKYKFRSNQEEILKRTFEAVAYAKTFVEDVEFYAEDAGRTNNEYLARVCEAAIRAGATVLNIPDTTGYCLPEEYGAKIKYLRENVKGIEKAILSCHCHNDLGLATANSIAGVVNGARQIECTINGIGERAGNTALEEVVMILKQHPYLNLDTGINTRLLYDTSRMVSEKMGMVVQPNKAVVGANAFAHSSGIHQDGMIKNKETYEIMDPAEVGVSDSAIVLTARSGRAALAYRSKKVGYELTKVQLDVVYKEFLIVADSKKEVKDEDIHQIMKTTNSGAQAVA from the coding sequence ATGAGCACCGACAAAGTACAAATTTTTGATACCACATTACGTGACGGAGAGCAAGTTCCCGGATGCAAGTTAGATACACACCAGAAACTTGTAATAGCCGAACGTCTCGATAATCTGGGTGTTGATGTTATTGAAGCAGGGTTTCCCGTCTCCAGTCCAGGGGATTTTAACTCTGTGCGCGAGATTGCAAAAATAGTTAAAAATGCGACTGTTTGTGGACTCACACGTGCAGTAAAAAAAGATATTGAAGTTGCTGCAGAAGCACTAAAAGGTGCAAAACGCCCCCGTATACATACGGGTATAGGCACCAGTGATTCTCATATTAAATATAAGTTTAGGTCTAATCAGGAAGAAATTCTCAAACGTACTTTTGAAGCGGTCGCCTATGCGAAAACTTTTGTTGAAGACGTGGAATTTTACGCTGAGGATGCCGGGCGTACCAATAATGAATATCTGGCACGTGTTTGTGAAGCGGCCATACGCGCGGGGGCAACCGTGCTCAATATTCCAGATACCACTGGTTATTGCCTTCCAGAGGAATACGGCGCAAAAATCAAATACCTTCGGGAAAACGTCAAGGGTATAGAAAAAGCTATTCTTTCCTGCCACTGCCATAATGATCTGGGACTCGCAACGGCAAATTCCATAGCGGGCGTGGTAAACGGCGCACGCCAGATTGAATGTACCATAAACGGTATAGGAGAGCGAGCAGGAAATACCGCGCTTGAAGAAGTGGTGATGATCTTAAAACAACATCCCTATTTAAATCTTGACACCGGCATCAATACAAGACTGCTTTATGATACCAGCCGCATGGTCAGTGAGAAAATGGGCATGGTCGTACAACCTAATAAAGCCGTAGTGGGCGCAAATGCGTTTGCGCACAGTTCTGGCATACATCAGGATGGTATGATCAAGAACAAGGAAACCTATGAAATTATGGATCCCGCAGAAGTGGGTGTGAGCGACAGCGCCATCGTACTCACCGCACGCAGCGGCCGGGCAGCACTGGCGTACCGCTCTAAAAAAGTAGGCTACGAACTTACAAAAGTACAGTTGGACGTGGTTTATAAAGAATTTCTGATCGTTGCAGATTCTAAAAAAGAAGTGAAAGATGAAGATATCCATCAGATTATGAAGACCACAAATAGTGGTGCACAGGCGGTCGCTTAA